A single genomic interval of Dysidea avara chromosome 6, odDysAvar1.4, whole genome shotgun sequence harbors:
- the LOC136258168 gene encoding tripartite motif-containing protein 2-like, with protein MSTNDVYICKEHDNCECKHYCKNCEKNICLVCTLIGEHSKHDHCTIPQAVTQCQEGVEKTSNAIDEMIKSLDDRYERIKAMKTKVQEQGEGVRNKIYEHYNELDLMLREQREQVKQQASDVVVRKEKVLAVQLTVVEQAKSEVLSLKEVKGTYKKNSDQDILSINAAKQKQIIDHCLQKLKSRHDKISFEPEEKDDIELLCPLKSFFPLFCHLSVGSEGLCVPTNSELLLPAKIYVKKQVTVTLLTRDVKSQYCSQGGNHVSMQLETCTGKITTLEVKDNCDGSYLASFVADQAGVLKLLVSVNGLQVRETPYSIVVYRNYKALNQPDKVLNDDGSLGYPCGIAVGRYGVWAVTDNSCGCVYIIDGENQVVSKVGGRGLLSSPQGVAFDNENHLYVVNSSNHRVQKFGFNGNYLLQFGSHGSGDGQLNQPRGITTHDSRVYVTDKGNHRISVFQSDGQFCISFGSGQLGDPYDVAANGINQLLVADPSQKCIITFTLDGNYVAGKLHTEGSSKDYLNKPCSLATDANGFILVADDNRLFVFDQAGSFIHCFGTGKFSALSSVALNSSNGNIYVCDSSNKKIQIFTNY; from the coding sequence ATGTCTACCAATGATGTCTATATTTGCAAGGAACATGACAACTGTGAGTGCAAACACTACTGCAAGAATTGTGAAAAGAACATCTGCCTTGTTTGTACACTGATTGGGGAACACTCTAAACATGATCACTGCACAATTCCACAAGCCGTCACCCAGTGCCAAGAAGGAGTGGAGAAGACCAGTAATGCAATAGATGAAATGATCAAGAGTCTTGATGATCGGTATGAAAGGATTAAAGCAATGAAGACTAAAGTACAAGAGCAAGGTGAAGGTGTGAGAAACAAGATTTATGAACATTATAATGAGCTAGATCTAATGCTAAGAGAACAAAGAGAACAAGTGAAACAGCAAGCAAGTGATGTAGTGGTAAGGAAGGAGAAAGTATTAGCAGTTCAGCTGACAGTGGTTGAACAAGCAAAAAGTGAAGTTTTGAGCTTAAAAGAAGTGAAAGGCACTTACAAAAAGAATTCTGATCAAGACATTTTGTCCATCAATGCAGCAAAACAGAAACAAATAATCGATCACTGCCTACAGAAATTAAAATCTAGGCATGACAAAATCAGCTTTGAACCTGAAGAAAAGGATGATATTGAGTTGCTATGTCCTTTGAAGTCCTTTTTCCCTCTGTTTTGCCATCTTTCTGTAGGCTCAGAGGGTTTGTGTGTTCCTACCAACTCAGAGCTGTTGTTGCCAGCTAAAATTTATGTAAAGAAGCAAGTTACAGTTACTCTCCTTACAAGGGATGTTAAGAGTCAGTATTGTTCTCAAGGAGGTAATCATGTGTCTATGCAGCTGGAAACTTGCACAGGGAAAATTACTACCTTAGAAGTGAAAGATAATTGCGATGGTAGCTATTTggcttcttttgtagctgatcaaGCTGGAGTATTAAAGCTTTTAGTGTCGGTAAATGGTTTGCAAGTTAGGGAAACTCCCTATAGCATTGTTGTGTATAGAAATTACAAAGCACTTAACCAACCCGATAAGGTATTGAATGATGATGGTAGCCTGGGCTATCCCTGTGGCATTGCAGTTGGTAGATATGGAGTATGGGCAGTAACTGACAATTCCTGTGGTTGTGTGTATATAATTGATGGTGAAAATCAGGTAGTTAGCAAGGTTGGTGGCCGTGGTCTACTCAGTAGTCCCCAAGGTGTTGCATTTGACAATGAAAATCACTTGTATGTGGTTAATAGTAGTAACCACAGGGTACAGAAGTTTGGATTTAATGGTAACTACTTGCTGCAATTTGGGAGCCATGGTTCAGGTGATGGTCAACTAAACCAACCACGTGGTATCACAACACATGATAGTAGAGTGTATGTCACTGATAAAGGTAACCATCGTATATCAGTGTTCCAGTCTGATGGTCAGTTTTGCATCTCTTTTGGTTCTGGTCAGTTGGGTGATCCCTACGATGTAGCAGCTAATGGGATTAATCAGCTGCTTGTTGCTGACCCTAGTCAGAAATGTATCATCACCTTTACACTTGACGGTAATTATGTAGCAGGCAAGTTGCACACTGAAGGATCTAGTAAAGATTATCTAAACAAACCATGTAGTCTTGCTACAGATGCAAATGGTTTCATCTTAGTAGCTGATGACAATCGTCTGTTTGTCTTTGATCAGGCTGGTAGCTTCATTCATTGTTTTGGAACTGGGAAGTTCAGCGCTCTTAGTAGTGTAGCCCTTAATAGTAGCAATGGTAACATCTATGTCTGTGACTCCAGCAACAAAAAGATTCAGATATTTACCAATTACTGA